A stretch of the Chitinophaga sp. Cy-1792 genome encodes the following:
- a CDS encoding hemolysin III family protein: MGIIVQQTYSRQQEIVNGLIHAAGVIFGVSALPVLTAIAATHGNTPGIVGAGIYSFCFILLFTNSTVYHLSLEPYVKKIFLVFDHISIYFLIAGTYTPFILVYLLNSFGITLLCILWGLTLVGVFFKVWFTGKFEILSTIIYLVMGWIMVVGGKRFFEHMSVPVISMLFAGGILYSAGVFFYVWDKYKYTHAVWHFLVLAAAVCHYVAVLLAV; encoded by the coding sequence ATGGGAATCATTGTTCAACAAACCTATTCCAGGCAACAGGAGATTGTGAATGGGTTAATTCACGCGGCAGGAGTTATTTTTGGGGTAAGCGCATTGCCGGTACTGACGGCCATTGCAGCCACGCATGGCAATACGCCGGGCATCGTGGGCGCCGGTATTTACAGCTTCTGTTTTATTCTGCTGTTTACAAATTCAACGGTATATCATCTTAGCCTGGAGCCATACGTAAAAAAGATTTTCCTGGTGTTTGATCACATCAGTATCTATTTCCTGATAGCGGGTACCTATACCCCTTTTATCCTGGTATATCTGCTGAATTCATTCGGGATAACATTGTTGTGCATCCTGTGGGGACTGACGCTGGTAGGCGTATTTTTTAAGGTATGGTTTACGGGAAAATTTGAAATATTATCTACCATCATTTACCTGGTCATGGGATGGATAATGGTAGTGGGAGGCAAGCGCTTCTTTGAGCATATGTCTGTACCGGTTATTTCGATGTTATTTGCGGGTGGGATATTGTATTCTGCCGGGGTATTTTTCTATGTATGGGATAAGTACAAGTATACACATGCCGTATGGCATTTCCTGGTG